From the genome of Medicago truncatula cultivar Jemalong A17 chromosome 2, MtrunA17r5.0-ANR, whole genome shotgun sequence:
AGCTAACTTATAGCGGATGAGCTTATAACAGATAAGctaattgattgaatttgtagtgttttGTAAAATTAGCAGTTAAATtaacttatatatatgaaataacataaaataaagtgcatttaattcatatttattttttaaaataaaattgtagggTTAAAGTTGAGATAAAGAGTGATAAGCTATATGTTTAAGCTATAAGGCCTAtttggattgagcttattttgagcttatgaaaaaaaaattatgaaaataattaagcatttatgttaattcataagatcttactaacgaaaattgtatgttcataagttttttcataaactaccttaacaagcttataaataatacattaatgcttatttatttgcataagctctaaaataagccaatccCAACGGAAactacttgaattagcttatcgAAAACCGCTATAAACTCATGAAAATAAGCCATAAGCTCAAATTTATgtcttaccaaacagacccataGTGGTTAATTACATTTAAATTATGGTTAACCATGCTCAAACTCGTGGTTAATGAATTTCAATACCTGATAGGTTCATTAATCATTTATTGATCCTAGTTAACCACTTATTTGAACTGCATTGACCACATCTTTTTGCAaaacatttgaattttcgtcagACTAAATTTGATTGTACAGAAAtcatttcttatattttttgttatagaaatagtttataagTACTTATTTGATAAACATTTTATTAAGAAACATGCCCTTGGTGCTTTTCTTTAATGAAACCTTTGCAACATTTATCAAAACTGTATCTTTGTACTGTTTTCAACAACCCTTTTTGTTGTTCTACAAGTGAATGGGTTGACAAAATAATGAAAACTGCATGTGtttgacaaaatcatgtttattttttatatttggtgaTTATCCATTTAATTGGAAGATGAATGAATTTTTTAGATATGGGTTGGTGTTTGGTAGGTGGATACATATGTGAAAAGTGGCATGGTTGTAGGATTGGGGTCTGGTCATGCTTCTGGTATGGCCATTCAGCATTTAGGTCGCCAGCTTCGCAATGGTAATTTGAAAGACGTAGTAGGGATTCCCACGTGAGTTCTTCCTCTCCTTTCTCTGAGTTCAATCGATATACATTGTCGacgtgattttttttcctttcatataTGCCGACAACAATTTTCTACATGGTGAATTGTAATTATATACATTTATATCGTATCACAATTCACTATGCAGAAAATTGTCGGcatattttagggaagtaatgTAAGTTCGACCAATCCATTCGGCATTGATGCATTTGTTTGTGCAGGTCTGTTGCAAGTGCAAGTGAAGCAGCAAAGGCTGGGATTCCTTTGGATACCTACCAAGACAGTTCTCAAGTGTGCACAAAAACAATCATATTCTAGATTTTCCTTTAATGTTGAGTATTACTTGTTTTAGAGGGTACTTGGATGCTTGCCAGAAAGCCTTGTATGCAATTGCTGGTGAAAATTTTCCTAAAGAGAAGAAATCTCTTAGATAAACGCATAACTAAGAAAAATGTTTTGATAAAGTCATATTGaagtaaaaagtaaatttaagtTTGGATATCTTGATATGTAAAGTTAGGTGTgctttaagttttattttccAAAGAACTGAAATTTCATTGTAGACTCATTTGATATTGCTCTGTTGTAGATTGATATTGCATTTGATGATGCCGACGGTGTAGAAGAAGGGACATTTGTTGCTATAATTGGACGTCGGAAATTGCAAAGTGAGGAATCCATAATCCAAGAGAAGGCTAGTTGCTATACATTGTTCTTCTGTATTTTCTTGTGAAGATCAACGTTTGTGTTTTAATGATGATTGATTTCCCCGCTTTTTCTCCTGTTGTTTGCAGTCCATACTGAATAACGCCAATAAACTAGTGTTCATTATTGAAGAAAACCAGTACAAAGGTGGTCTGGAAGGTTCTATTCCAGTTTTAATTCAGTCTGTAAGCAGCTGTGCTAATTATTAGCTTATCGATTCTTTCTTCTGTATATTTGTCtttaatatcaaaattttcCTTGCAGCTCAACTGGTTGGCAGCTGCTGAAGAGATTGACGATATGTTTCTTGGCGATGCTGAGGTTCGCTACACATTCCCTCTTTTTCTGAGTTTTTCTTCATGTGTATAATAAGAAATTGTTAGATCTGATTGGTTGTTTTATCAACACAACGTTTCTTGGTGATGCTGACTTTTTCTTCTGTATGTTTCTTGATCAATTGTATCTTTTCTTGTTTTACCACTCATTCAGCTTAGTATGATCCACTATCAGTGTGAAATGATTTCAAGTTATCATCtgatcatataatttttttttttggtgtacaCACACTTATGATCACATTGGAGATATCTTTGATGCATTGGTCTCTTTATTTGTTTTAGTagcttattttatttcttaattgaTCCAAGAGGTTTTCTTATGTCCCTCATGTTTTTCTGCATTCTCTCAACTGTTTTACCAAAAAGCCTGCTCATTacaattatatttattgtttctttttgtaTAATAAGGTGTGGAGAAGACCAGCTATTGGGCAAGCAGGTCCACTAGGAGGTGACTTTCCACTGGTCACAGGGGAAGGACATAATGTTCTTGATGTTATCTTCACATCTCCAATACCAAGCCTTGGTAAGTTCTGTCTGCAATTGTGATGATGATGCATATTTTAGTCTGTGCTGGTCAATCTCATTGACTTTGTATTACTTGCAGCTGAAGTAGCGAAAATCCTTGATAACGTTGATGGTGTTGTAGACCATGGTGTCATATCGAAAACCCCGTTAgttttctctctcatcttttATGCGCTTTAAATCGGTGATCTGATAATGTTTCGAGTCTCTGATGTACTGCTTGATATGGTTGATAGAATGGTTTACAATTAGTTTGAATAAACTTCTCATAATGCCTTTAGgacaaaaatatcaaagaatCTTGCATTGATGAGATTTTAAAACACCTGTTGTTTTAATATAAGTTGAAAATAGCCTTTACGTCTCAACGTTTTCAAAAGATCTCTCAAACTTCTTCATAGCAAATACATGAGAATATTTTTGTAAGTGAAGAATTATAAACTTATTCTCATTGAGAAGCTATTCCAAACCAAGCCTTACTGATGAACTTTGCATGGTTTCACGAGTTAGGTAATATCATCCAAAATTTGTTAAGAAGTTataatagaaatatatacaaacTGCAATTACAAAGAGGTGCAAAAAGGGCACGATTAGTATATTTTATCCATTATTTCAGCATTTGGCAAAAAGAAATGCAGAggatactattttaatatttattttagaccTGAAGTCTGATGCAATTGCAACCTATTTATTTAGTTCCATGAGACATGagtataataacataagcaggATCAACATCCTAGTCACTTTTAAACATCTTGTTCTACTAAATTATTGCATTGGTTCTActaatattctttcctgaagcAAAAGAAACAAAGGAAAGTGGTttatatgacaatattaactcATTTTATTTGCTTCCATTATTTTGTAATGCAGATGTACAGTGGTAATTGCATCTCCAAATGGGTTGAACGTTTTGGACAAATTGACTGCAGATGTAGTGGGTTAGGCACTTCAGATTCACTTCTTATATCTCTCCTTTGTAAATGTGTGATTAAAATTAGGGATGTTACACTTACAGTGGAGTTATCAACAGTAACAAGTTTTGCGGCTGCACACACGCGCCTTTGGAACTACGATTTTCTATTCCACCATGATGTCATGGTTTGCACAATCTCTAGAATTCTTAAATGTTAGTAATTTTCCTGTTATGCGACAATGCTATGTACTCTCTGTTGTTGATTATAAGAAAAGTAATAATCTAGTTTTACACTTAAGAATTTTAGTAAAGAACAATCTATTTTCTTAATCTAATACAAAATAGTTGAATTTTCCAAACTCTTTATGAGAACTTGTTCCATAGAAATACAAGCATCGTTAGAAAATGAAATCTTTATTAATCTATaaatacaccctccggtcacaaATACAGTATAAGcaaaaaaccatattttagattcattcaataaatgatgtatgttatCTACAATaaagactacatacatcatttaatgaatgaatctaaaatatggaattttgcttatatttgtgaccggagggtgtatattTCAGAAAAACTAACATCGTTTAATATAGTGATTTTGTTATGCATACATTCAAATATTGGATGGAGTAATTCCATGTAGAAGTTGGTCAGTCACCCTTATTGAAATATTCTTTGTCCCATGTTGGTATCTCGATTGGTAAGCTAAGGGACAAGGAGATTTAGGGAGGTTCCAGGTTCCATCCCGGGAATTGTTCGATCCTGAGATTTAAGGAGGTTTGGAGCAAACATGAAAAAAACTTCACAAGCAAAAGGAATATTTATTAGGTaaccaaaaaaatgaaaaaaaagctCTTTTCAAGATACTCCCTTTgaccctttttataagactggtgttagtcacaccccaaaaaaaactagttacacctaaatttatttaaaattttacaataataccaaaattgtcctcttcatgtaaatttttaaaaacccatcttttatgatcattctgaacccttaccccccatttcatccacaaatcatcatagatgtgcaaccaatatctgaatcaacatctttgttattgatctgtactatattcataaaagttagtgaatttcatgaatttcattttcaatgagtttctatttgtttattgtttgttttggtatgagatatgttcaatttaggttactgtaaattaagtttacttatgttcaatttaggttaatgtaaatttagtttacttacgttcaatctagatATAAGAGGTttgtgtaaattcagtttactcaatctaggttaatgtaaattaagtttacttatgttcagttaatgtaaattcagtttacttattcaatttaggttaatgtaaattaagtttacttatgttcaacttaagggtatattagtcattctggggtgtaacttgttttttttggggtgtgactagcaccagtctttttataatcatattttacaaaaaaaagtcaCAAGTATTATTAAAAGTTGTTGGAGTAATAAATTTGTCTGAAATATGTATGACTATTACTAAATTACCTTtactatataaaataaatttaatgttacttttcatattccaaaataaatttattgtattaattgaaaaaaagaataaatgcatctagtaactTGCAACGAGTCTTATATGTAGaagcaaacatttttttttgtgtgaatgaattttttttgttttgtttccgtAGCAAGTGCCCCAATAATACTAGTTAgcatgataaaaagaaaaacttagaCATATTATTGCAAATAAAAGGGTTaagtttattttacttttttttaagaaaaaaggggTAAAGTTTGTCTCACAATTTTTTTGgtccttaataaatataattttgtcgtgttcttgacattttttgaacataataatattaacatacAAAAGTTGAATATAATAAATGGGTATAACATGCATACATTTTgaacataaaaaattcataatcttGACATTCATATTCACATAACTCGACcgttagggaccaaaaacaaaataaaaaaatttgtgaggACAAAAACATTATGTTTAATTTTCTAgcgattaaaattaaaattcgctatattttaaagaatgaaaaacttatttaatagaaataattttatattctttaaaaaaattatattaaattaaatacaacaATATTCTAGTTAGTATTGGAAGTTGAAACCGTACTTGGAAAATATTCCAACAAAATACTATGCACAATGTGACCCTTGGAAAACACACAACAAAAGCACATGAGACGATTGGGTTTtcaaataatttcatttcatatactTGGTTACTATTTATATGTACAGAATAGATTACAATGGTAGTACATATTGCGTTTAGTCTTGACGGGTAAACCTCAACAAgtaatattttcatttcatttcaactTCAAGTCAAATGTAAATGTTCTGATTCGTTCCTTAACTTCTTTCATTTACTTGTGGACAGATTCATGGCAAGAAAATGCGAAGAAGGACGTGCCGTGGGAATAGACCTTGGTACAACGTATTCATGTGTTGCAGTATGGCAGGAACAACACTCTCGTGTTGAAATCATTCACAACGATCAGGGCAACAGAACAACACCTTCTTGTGTTGCTTTCACTGAAGATCAAAGGTTTATTGGTGATGCTGCTAAAAATCAAGCTGCTGCTAACTCTCAAAACACTGTCTTTGGTAAATAAATTTCTATTCTTTCTGTCCTTTAAGTGTTTGAAAACCTAATtgcaaattattaaaaaattgaaggactaaatTTTAGATTGCTGACAAGTCCATTGATCTATCCAGAGCCGACCTCACTGAGTGAAATGAAGTTTGGTTTTTggtaatatcaattcatttacTCCTTCGaatgtttgtttttattgtttatttgctTTTGTTACCTAGACTATTGAGCAAAGAGAATATTATAAACGGTTCCTAAACTAAAGTTTGTATTTAGGTTTTGAACTTACTTTTAAATAATCTTTAATGATTCATTATTTAAAAACCCAAAAACCAAATTACAAATTATTTACAAGTTCAAAAAGCAAAATTATAGTTCATGGATCTATTTAGAATTTCCCTAATAAATTATGgaccaaataaataattagaCCTTATTAATATCGTTTTTTCAGATGCTAAGAGATTAATTGGTAGGAAGTTTAGTGATCCTATTGTTCTGGATGATGCATTATTATGGCCGTTCAAGGTCACTGCTGGTGTCAATGACAAACCAATAATTACTGTTAACTACAAAGGCCAGGAGAAGCAGCTATGTGCTGAAGAAGTATCATCTATGGTACTAACAAAGATGCGAGAAATTGCTGAGGCATATTTAGAATCACCGGTAAAGAATGCTGTTGTTACTGTACCTGCTTATTTTAGTGATTCTCAGCGAAAAGCAACGATAGATGCTGGCTCAATTGCTGGTCTCAATGTTATGAGGGTAATGAATGAACCCACTGCTGCAGCTGTTGCATATGGCCTTGAAAAGAGAGCTGATTGTGTTGGAGAAAGAaacatttttgtgtttgatcttgGTGGTGGCACTTTTGACGTTTCTATCCTAACTATTAAGGATAACATCTTCCAAGTTAAGGCCACTGCTGGAAACACTCACCTTGGAGGAGAGGATTTTGATAATAGAATGGTAAACTACTTTGCACAGGAGTTCAAGAGAAAGAACAAATTGGATATTAGTGCAAGTTCAAAAGCCTTGAGGAGATTGAGAACTGCTTGTGAGAGGGCAAAAAGAATACTTTCGTTTCTTGTTGTTGCAACTATTGAGGTAGATTCTTTATTTCAAGGCATTGATTTTTCTTCATCCATCAATCGGGCAAAGTTTGAGGAATTGAATTTAGATCTTCTTAATGATTGTATAAAGACTGTTGAGAGTTGTATTATGGATGCAAAGATGGACAAGAGTACTATAGATGATTTTGTACTTGTTGGTGGATCTTCTAGGATTCCCAAAGTCCAACAGCTATTACAGGACTTTTTCAACGGGAAGGAATTGTGCAAGAGCATTAACCCTGACGAGGCTGTTGCTTATGGGGCAGCTGTTCAAGCTGCTTTGTTGAGTAAAGATGTTAAGAATGTTCCAAATTTGGTGTTGCAGGATGTTACTCCTTTGTCCATTGGTAGGTCAATAATAGGGGATGTCATGAGTGTGGTGATTCCAAGGAACACTTGCATTCCTGTGAAGAAGACACGAGAATATTTTACAGTTGAAGATAACCAATCCAGTTCCTTGATTAAGGTTTACGAGGGTGAGAGAACAAAAGCCAGTGACAACAATTTGCTTGGTTCTTTTCGTCTTTCTGGTTTTCCCCCAGCTCCTCGTGGTTCCCCCTCTTCAGATGTATGTTTTGCTATTGGTGAAAATGGTATTTTGACAGTTTCTGCTACGAATAGTTCTTCTGGCAATT
Proteins encoded in this window:
- the LOC11410188 gene encoding probable ribose-5-phosphate isomerase 4, chloroplastic, yielding MASIASLLSTGLLLNSSPTSPLDRRRRRKRISPTFVRMMPIRSCLDDTSSLLQAAQYTVDTYVKSGMVVGLGSGHASGMAIQHLGRQLRNGNLKDVVGIPTSVASASEAAKAGIPLDTYQDSSQIDIAFDDADGVEEGTFVAIIGRRKLQSEESIIQEKSILNNANKLVFIIEENQYKGGLEGSIPVLIQSLNWLAAAEEIDDMFLGDAEVWRRPAIGQAGPLGGDFPLVTGEGHNVLDVIFTSPIPSLAEVAKILDNVDGVVDHGVISKTPCTVVIASPNGLNVLDKLTADVVG
- the LOC11417074 gene encoding heat shock 70 kDa protein 4, with product MARKCEEGRAVGIDLGTTYSCVAVWQEQHSRVEIIHNDQGNRTTPSCVAFTEDQRFIGDAAKNQAAANSQNTVFDAKRLIGRKFSDPIVLDDALLWPFKVTAGVNDKPIITVNYKGQEKQLCAEEVSSMVLTKMREIAEAYLESPVKNAVVTVPAYFSDSQRKATIDAGSIAGLNVMRVMNEPTAAAVAYGLEKRADCVGERNIFVFDLGGGTFDVSILTIKDNIFQVKATAGNTHLGGEDFDNRMVNYFAQEFKRKNKLDISASSKALRRLRTACERAKRILSFLVVATIEVDSLFQGIDFSSSINRAKFEELNLDLLNDCIKTVESCIMDAKMDKSTIDDFVLVGGSSRIPKVQQLLQDFFNGKELCKSINPDEAVAYGAAVQAALLSKDVKNVPNLVLQDVTPLSIGRSIIGDVMSVVIPRNTCIPVKKTREYFTVEDNQSSSLIKVYEGERTKASDNNLLGSFRLSGFPPAPRGSPSSDVCFAIGENGILTVSATNSSSGNSNEITITNYKERLSSEEINKLIKEAENFHIEDQRFLRKAKAVNALDDYIYKMGNALKKKDIDVKLSSQEIEKIESAIAVATNLLDEKNQQVEIDVLEDYLKGIESRMEQIIAKTN